The following are encoded in a window of Sminthopsis crassicaudata isolate SCR6 chromosome 3, ASM4859323v1, whole genome shotgun sequence genomic DNA:
- the TMEM200B gene encoding transmembrane protein 200B, translated as MTAGSPGARGEAQSPESPGLPSAPARAFRRLGRRRRLGRRRCSQPELLGLRARLRLRSPSGAFAALGALVVLVGMAVAVAGYWPHRAGTPGARAANSTAPAEIRRSGRLSGPSEKLRLLGPVVMGVGLFIFICANTLLYENRDLETRRLRQGALRAQALRPPDSPAWDGGSRTALSPGGAWQPERRDFSPHRGASPVPSVRSLRSEPPSLRPALPAPPLTRWSLRAPGPRGEPSPPWSPRGRLGHVVIAVQPQVLAAHSKSLDLGRGGVLLGTPPGRDRAHRSWPRLDLLSLAGYTKLDGGGDLGARV; from the coding sequence ATGACTGCAGGGAGCCCCGGAGCGCGCGGAGAGGCACAGAGCCCAGAGTCCCCCGGTCTGCCCTCGGCCCCAGCTCGAGCCTTCCGCCGCCTGGGCCGCCGCCGGCGCCTGGGCCGCCGCCGCTGCTCCCAGCCCGAGCTGCTGGGGCTCCGGGCTCGGCTGCGGCTGCGCTCGCCGTCGGGGGCCTTCGCGGCGCTAGGGGCGCTCGTGGTGCTGGTGGGCATGGCTGTGGCCGTGGCGGGTTATTGGCCCCACCGTGCGGGGACGCCGGGGGCCCGGGCGGCCAACTCCACGGCGCCGGCAGAGATACGACGGTCGGGCCGTCTCTCGGGCCCCTCCGAGAAGCTGAGGCTCCTGGGACCCGTGGTCATGGGCGTGGGCCTTTTCATCTTCATCTGCGCCAACACGCTACTCTATGAAAATCGAGACTTGGAGACCCGACGGCTCCGCCAAGGAGCACTGCGGGCACAGGCACTGCGACCCCCCGACAGTCCCGCCTGGGACGGCGGCTCCAGGACTGCCTTATCGCCGGGGGGAGCCTGGCAGCCCGAGAGAAGAGACTTCTCGCCCCACCGGGGCGCATCCCCGGTCCCGTCCGTGCGGAGCTTGCGTTCCGAGCCCCCGAGCCTCCGCCCGGCTCTACCCGCGCCGCCGCTCACCAGGTGGTCGCTGAGGGCCCCGGGGCCTCGGGGGGAGCCCTCCCCACCCTGGAGCCCCCGAGGCAGGCTGGGACACGTAGTCATCGCCGTGCAGCCGCAGGTTCTCGCAGCGCACTCCAAATCTCTGGACTTGGGCCGAGGAGGGGTACTCCTGGGAACCCCGCCCGGCCGCGATCGCGCCCATCGCAGCTGGCCCCGCCTGGATCTGCTCAGCCTGGCAGGTTATACCAAATTGGACGGCGGCGGGGACTTGGGGGCCCGGGTCTGA